Proteins from a genomic interval of Aquabacterium sp. J223:
- a CDS encoding CaiB/BaiF CoA transferase family protein, translating to MSKDLLSGLRVIDMTRILAGPLACQTLADYGAEVIKIERPGSGDDTRTMGGPCLKDANGEATLESVTYLAFNRNKKSVTLDISRPEAQEIVRRLAATADVLVENYKVGTLTRYGLAYEDLKRVNPRLVYCSITGFGQTGPYSARAGYDPIFQAMGGLMSVTGERDDRPGGGPMRVGLPVVDLATAMHASSAILAALHHRDRISGEGQYIDASLLDVETAMMSHLHMTYLLSGKVPRRWGNESPFLAPYEVLSCRGGQIMVSVGNDAQFAKFCQVLGALELAADPRFAANAQRVANRKQLVAALEELLAAHDSAHWSEALENVGVGCGPINDAAQALADPQVRHRGMQIEVPHPVAGRMPMIANPMRFSGVELAHVAPPTLGQHNREVLQGLLGLDDDELAGLAARQIV from the coding sequence ATGAGCAAGGACTTGTTGAGCGGGCTTCGCGTGATCGACATGACGCGCATCCTGGCAGGGCCGCTGGCCTGCCAGACGCTGGCCGACTATGGCGCCGAGGTGATCAAGATCGAGCGCCCGGGCAGCGGCGACGACACGCGCACCATGGGCGGTCCGTGCCTGAAGGACGCGAACGGCGAAGCGACCCTGGAGTCGGTCACCTACCTCGCGTTCAACCGCAACAAGAAGTCCGTCACGCTGGACATCTCGCGCCCCGAAGCGCAGGAGATCGTGCGCAGGCTGGCGGCCACCGCCGACGTGCTGGTCGAGAACTACAAGGTCGGCACGCTGACGCGCTACGGCCTCGCCTACGAGGATCTCAAGCGGGTCAATCCGCGGCTGGTGTACTGCTCGATCACCGGCTTCGGCCAGACCGGCCCCTACAGCGCACGCGCCGGATACGACCCCATCTTCCAGGCGATGGGCGGCCTGATGAGCGTCACCGGCGAACGCGACGACCGCCCGGGCGGCGGCCCGATGCGCGTCGGTCTGCCGGTGGTCGACCTGGCCACCGCGATGCACGCGAGCTCGGCCATCCTCGCTGCGCTCCACCACCGCGACCGGATCTCGGGCGAGGGCCAGTACATCGACGCGTCTCTGCTCGACGTCGAGACCGCGATGATGTCGCACCTGCACATGACATACCTGCTCAGCGGTAAGGTGCCTCGCCGCTGGGGCAACGAGAGCCCTTTCCTCGCCCCCTACGAGGTGCTGTCGTGCCGGGGCGGTCAGATCATGGTCTCGGTAGGCAATGACGCGCAGTTTGCCAAGTTCTGCCAGGTGCTCGGCGCGCTGGAACTGGCGGCGGATCCGCGCTTCGCCGCCAACGCGCAGCGGGTGGCGAACCGAAAGCAGCTGGTCGCGGCGCTCGAGGAGCTTCTCGCCGCCCACGACAGTGCTCACTGGAGCGAGGCGCTGGAGAACGTGGGCGTCGGCTGCGGCCCGATCAACGACGCCGCGCAGGCGCTTGCCGATCCGCAGGTCAGGCACCGCGGCATGCAGATCGAGGTGCCGCATCCGGTGGCCGGGCGCATGCCGATGATCGCCAACCCGATGCGCTTTTCCGGCGTGGAGCTGGCGCACGTCGCGCCGCCCACGCTGGGCCAGCACAACCGCGAGGTCCTGCAGGGCCTGCTCGGTCTCGATGACGACGAACTCGCCGGCCTGGCCGCGCGCCAGATCGTCTAG
- a CDS encoding MaoC family dehydratase, giving the protein MGPLITFAVRKETRMSNRSLDDLSVGDVYKSYGRTVTETDIVNFTCLAGLKLPIFINEEFARKHTPFGGRICPGLLTAAIAAGMMEEILGPATIAALELNNFLFKVPVRPGDTLRTEITVEDKTNLSDGKRGIMFGRVRVFNQRDEVALEFTEKLMMRRGSVEHLV; this is encoded by the coding sequence ATGGGACCCCTCATCACTTTTGCTGTGCGCAAGGAGACACGTATGTCCAATCGATCACTCGACGATCTTTCCGTCGGGGATGTCTACAAGAGCTACGGCCGCACCGTCACGGAAACCGACATCGTCAATTTCACGTGCTTGGCGGGCCTCAAGCTGCCGATCTTCATCAACGAGGAATTCGCGCGGAAGCACACGCCGTTCGGCGGCCGCATCTGCCCGGGTCTGCTGACCGCGGCGATCGCCGCGGGCATGATGGAAGAGATCCTCGGGCCGGCCACCATTGCGGCGCTGGAGCTGAACAACTTCCTGTTCAAGGTGCCGGTGCGCCCGGGCGACACGCTGCGCACCGAGATCACCGTCGAGGACAAGACCAATCTGTCGGACGGCAAGCGCGGCATCATGTTCGGGCGTGTGCGGGTGTTCAATCAGCGCGACGAAGTCGCCCTGGAATTCACCGAGAAGCTGATGATGCGGCGGGGTTCGGTGGAGCATCTGGTCTAG